Genomic DNA from Thermobifida alba:
CGTGGTCGGCCCTGCGTCGCCTGCGCCGCACCGGTTCCTCCTCTTCTTCCTCGTCGAGCTCGTCGAGATCATCGAGGTCGTCGAGGTCGTCCTCGAAGAAGTCGTCCTCGTCGCGGTTCCCGCCCCGACGACGCCCGCCGCGTCGCGGCGGCGCGCCCGCCCGGAGCACCGCGCCCCACAGCGCGGCCACCGCGCCGAGCATCATGAGCTGGCCGAGGATTCCCAGGCCGAACCTGCTGACCAGGATCTCCAGCAGCGCCGCCAGCGCCACCAGTCCCAGGACGCCCAGTTCGCGCTGCCCCCGTTCCGGGGCCCCAGACAGGCGCCGCGCCGCCGCGACCGCTGCGGCGACCAGTGCCGCCAGGACGAACAGGTGCACGAGGGCCAGGACGGCCATCGGGACGACGTCGTAGTGCTCGGAGGCGGCCGGATAGCCGGTGTCGTAGCGGCCGCGCAGCCGGTCCATGGTGAGGACCACCAGCGGGACGATGGTCAGCGTGGTGACCACCAGGCGGGTTCCGAAGCGCCCTCTCGGCGACTCCACCGCGTACTCGACGGCGCCCCAGCCCAGGAACAGCGGCCCCAGCAGGCCGATGCCGATCTGGAGCAGCCGGAAGGTCGCGTTGGAGAAGTCCAGCAGTGCCGCGGGGAAGGCCGCGCTGAGCGCGATCGCGGTCGCTGTCGCGGCCACCACCCAGGCGGTGACGGCGATGCCCGGGCGCCGGTACGCGCGCACGCTGAGCGCCGCGGTGGCACTCCAGGCCACCAGGGCGCAGACGAATGCAAGTCCTACCTCGACCATCTCGACAATGATGCTGCACTTTCCGGACGGAACGCGCATTCGCTCCCGGAACAAACCAACCCAGGAACGGGGTCATTCTGGCATATCGGTCATTTTTGACAGGTATGTGTGACTTACCTCACTAGCCCTGGCTTCGTACTCCCTGCACGTGACCCACACGGCATCCCGGGCCGTAGGCTCGGTTCCATGTGGAGCCGTCTCCGAGACCGTGGCCACGGCCGTACCGCACCCACCGGAGCGGCCTCCGCCACGGCAGCCACCAGCCTCTCCCCCCGCACGCTGGACGTGCACGCCCCCGACGGGCGCACCGACCCCCGCAGCACCGCCGCCTTCTTCGACGTGGACAACACACTCATGCGCGGCGCGTCGATCTACCACTTCGCCCGCGGCCTGGCCGCGCGCAACCTGTTCACCACCCGCGACCTCCTCCGCTTCGGCTGGGGGCAGCTGGTCTTCCGGATCAGCGGCTCGGAGCGCCGCCACCACATCAACGCCGCACGCGAGGCGGCCCTGGCGTTCGTGGCCGGACACAAGGTCGCCGACCTGGTCTCCCTGTGCGAGGAGATCTACGACGAGACCATGGCCGACCGGATCTGGGAGGGGGCCCGGCGACTGGTGCACCGCCACCTCGACTCCGGACAGCGGGTCTGGCTGGTCACCGCGACCCCGGTGGAACTCGCCGACATCATCAAACGCCGTCTCGGACTCACCGGCGCGCTGGGCACGGTCGCCGAATCCGTGGACGGGGTGTACACCGGGCGCCTGGTGGGCGACCTGCTGCACGGCCCCGCCAAGGCCGAGGCGGTCCGCGCACTCGCCGAACTGGAGGGGCTCGACCTCGCCCGCTGCACCGCCTACAGCGACTCCTACAACGACCTGCCGCTGCTGTCCCTGGTGGGCCACCCCAACGCGGTCAACCCCGACGACAACCTGCAACGGCACGCCCACGCGCACGGCTGGCCGGTCCACGACTTCCGCAGGCACCGCACCGCACTGACCGTCGGGCTGCCCTCCGCCATGATCGGCGCGGTGGCGGGCGGCGCCCTGGTGGGGCTGCTCCGGCGCCGCAGGCACGGCTGAGCGGAGAACCGCGGCAGCGGCCCGTCCCGGCGCCGTTCTCGGGACTCGGCGCTCAGGCGCTGCGCAGGGGGCGACGCCGTCGGCGCGCCCGGGAGACCGCACGCGGCGCGTATCCGGCCACGTAGCTGTCGAAGGCCTCCTGGGAGGTGTAGGTCGGCGCCCAGTCGAGCACCCGCTGCACCTCGTTGCAGTCCAGCAGCCGGGACGCCCCCCACTGCCGCAGCAGTTCCGGGGAGTAGCCGGCCCTTCCGCGGCCGACCAGGCTGCCGAGCACCCGCAGCCCCGGCGCGGGCACCGGCAGCACCACGGACCGCCCGGCCCGGCGCAGGCAGTGCGACAGCGGGACCGCCCCGGGGGCGGCCACGTCGAAGACGCCGTCCCGGTCGACGAGCGCCATCCGCCGGATGACCTCGACCCCGTCGTCCTCGTGGAGGAACTGCATCCGGGGGTCGTGACCGCGGAGCACCGGCACCAGCCGCCGTCCCAGGTACCGGGTCAACGGGGAGTCCACCGACGGCCCCACGAGATCGGCGAAGCGCAGCACGGCGATGGACAGGTCGGGCCGGCGGCGGGCGAGGCCGCGCACGTAGCGCTCCGCCTTGGCGGCCTCGGCGGCCTCCCTCAGGTGGGCCCGCGCCGCCTTCCGTTCCCGGGCCCCGGCCGCCTCCCGGGCCGCCTGCCCCGCCTCGTGGGCGCAGTCGCGGACCGCGGTCGTGGAACGCACGACGAGCCTGCGCACGGTATCGGACCGCTGGCAGGCCGTCAGCACCTGCATGGTGCCCAGGACGCTGTTCCCCGCGCCCCGCCCCCGGCCGCCCGCCGCCGGCGCGACGGTCAACCGGAGATGCAGGACGGTGTCGGCTCCCGAGTCCTGGACGGCCGCGGCGACGCTGTCGTCGTGCAGTCCGACCCGGACGAACTCGGCCCGCCCCAGTGAGTGCTCGGGCGTCACCGAATCGACGCCGACGACCCGTTCGACCTCGGGATGGTCCTGCAGAGCCGCGGCGACCCGGGCCCCCAGATAACCGGAGACCCCGGTGACAAGCACGACGCGGGCCATATCGACACTCCTTCGACGGGCTGGGATGGCGGCGGAGAGACTCTCCTCCGCATCGCCCACCCCCACCACGCCCTTCCGGGACGGTCGGATGCGCACGACGTCCGCGGAGAGGCGGGCCTACTTCTTGTTACGGCGTGCGATACGGGTCTTCTTCAGCAGTTTGCGGTGCTTCTTCTTGGCCATGCGCTTGCGGCGCTTCTTGACGACCGAACCCACGGGATCACCTCGGTTTCACGGAACAGCGAAGACAGGGCGGCGCGACGCGGGACAGGGGACCGGTCCGCCGTCCGGGCGGGTGCGGCGGCACGTGACGTGCGGCCTGACACCGGGTGAGCCGCCCCGACCGAGGCGGTGCACAAAAAGCTAGCGTACCCTCTCCCCCCGCGGAACGAACGCGGCGACGTCACGCGCGGTGCCGCCGCACCGTTCAGGCTCCCGGCACCGAGGAGCTGCCGGGGTACAGGGAGGCGGCCGGTTCCGCGTAGGAGACGGCGACGAGCTGCTCCTCCTCGAAGGTCAGCGAGGTGACGCTGGCCAGGTTGCACTGGCGCCGGTCCGGCCGGTGCCACAGGCGCTGCCGTTCGGCGGCGCGCCGGGTGATCCAGATCGGAAGCTGGTGGCTGACGCACACGGCCTCCCGCCCCCACGCCTCCTTGCGCACGTGGCGGATCACCTCGCTCATGCGCCGCACGATCGCGCGGTACGGCTCGCCCCAGGAGGGCATGAACGGGTTGTACAGCTTGCTCCAGGTGCGCGGGTCGGCGATCGAGCGGGAGGTGAAGGGCCGGCCCTGGAAGTGGTTGGCCGCCTCCACCAGCCGCTCGTCCAGGTTGATCTGGAGGCCGAAGCCGGCGGCGACCGGTTCCGCGGTCTCCTGCGCCCGCTCCAGCGGCGAGGAGTACAGCACCGCGATGTCGCGTCCGGAGAACCACTCCGCCGCGAGTTCGGCCATCCGGCGTCCCCGCTCGCTGAGGTGGAAGTCGGGCAGCCGCCCGTAGAGGATGCCCTCGGGGTTGTGCACCTCGCCGTGTCGCAGCAGGTGGATGACGGTGGTCGTGGACATGGCGCCGGACCGCTTCCTTCTCGCTCGTTCCTGGCCCGGTCCGCACCGTGACGGAACCGGGGCGGAGGTGGACCGTCCGCGTGCCCCCACCGTATCGGCCGCCCTCTGCAGGGCCCCCTGCCACGGCCCGCGCCGTGGGACGGCGGCGCGACTCGCGGCGCCGCCCGGTGGAGAGGCGCCGTACCTGGCGGGGCCGCACCGGAACCGCCGCCACCCCCGGGTGAAGGGTACCCCCGCCGCGCCTCGGCGGCACCGCGGCACGACGGCCCCGGCGGCCTGCGCCGGCGCGCCACGCGCCCACCGGTCCGTGCCCGGCGGTCGCGTGGCGCGCTCCTCCCCGGGCAGGATCGGGCGCCGCTCCGTCACGAACGGGCTCTGCACCGGCAGGCCGGGAGCGTCCGTGTCGCCGCGGCG
This window encodes:
- a CDS encoding putative quinol monooxygenase, with the protein product MVEVGLAFVCALVAWSATAALSVRAYRRPGIAVTAWVVAATATAIALSAAFPAALLDFSNATFRLLQIGIGLLGPLFLGWGAVEYAVESPRGRFGTRLVVTTLTIVPLVVLTMDRLRGRYDTGYPAASEHYDVVPMAVLALVHLFVLAALVAAAVAAARRLSGAPERGQRELGVLGLVALAALLEILVSRFGLGILGQLMMLGAVAALWGAVLRAGAPPRRGGRRRGGNRDEDDFFEDDLDDLDDLDELDEEEEEEPVRRRRRRADHDDFDEAPVRGRRRRAAPDDFDDPEPEPRPRASRLQGVITIYTVKEGHEDLFDDCVDEAVDEVARQEPDTLLYACHTVPSSPQQRIVYAIYRDRLAYEEHEQQPHVIDFVRRSARHIVATNVIELSLSGAAAADSLPDMLMPR
- a CDS encoding 30S ribosomal protein bS22, which translates into the protein MGSVVKKRRKRMAKKKHRKLLKKTRIARRNKK
- a CDS encoding NAD-dependent epimerase/dehydratase family protein — translated: MARVVLVTGVSGYLGARVAAALQDHPEVERVVGVDSVTPEHSLGRAEFVRVGLHDDSVAAAVQDSGADTVLHLRLTVAPAAGGRGRGAGNSVLGTMQVLTACQRSDTVRRLVVRSTTAVRDCAHEAGQAAREAAGARERKAARAHLREAAEAAKAERYVRGLARRRPDLSIAVLRFADLVGPSVDSPLTRYLGRRLVPVLRGHDPRMQFLHEDDGVEVIRRMALVDRDGVFDVAAPGAVPLSHCLRRAGRSVVLPVPAPGLRVLGSLVGRGRAGYSPELLRQWGASRLLDCNEVQRVLDWAPTYTSQEAFDSYVAGYAPRAVSRARRRRRPLRSA
- a CDS encoding histidine phosphatase family protein; the protein is MSTTTVIHLLRHGEVHNPEGILYGRLPDFHLSERGRRMAELAAEWFSGRDIAVLYSSPLERAQETAEPVAAGFGLQINLDERLVEAANHFQGRPFTSRSIADPRTWSKLYNPFMPSWGEPYRAIVRRMSEVIRHVRKEAWGREAVCVSHQLPIWITRRAAERQRLWHRPDRRQCNLASVTSLTFEEEQLVAVSYAEPAASLYPGSSSVPGA
- a CDS encoding HAD family hydrolase, whose amino-acid sequence is MWSRLRDRGHGRTAPTGAASATAATSLSPRTLDVHAPDGRTDPRSTAAFFDVDNTLMRGASIYHFARGLAARNLFTTRDLLRFGWGQLVFRISGSERRHHINAAREAALAFVAGHKVADLVSLCEEIYDETMADRIWEGARRLVHRHLDSGQRVWLVTATPVELADIIKRRLGLTGALGTVAESVDGVYTGRLVGDLLHGPAKAEAVRALAELEGLDLARCTAYSDSYNDLPLLSLVGHPNAVNPDDNLQRHAHAHGWPVHDFRRHRTALTVGLPSAMIGAVAGGALVGLLRRRRHG